One window of Deltaproteobacteria bacterium genomic DNA carries:
- a CDS encoding AMP-binding protein, with amino-acid sequence MNFWKEKTLGEAVRDAARVYGDREFLVVGDTRITYQQMADKIEQFSKGLLSVGVEPGDKVAIWLPNGIEWVVAIFSLANIGAIFVPVNTRFKADELEYILQQSDSSIFILSDRFQKTGYLEVLRQLCPELYISQPGGLHSQRITGLKTVICVSEKAQPGTFSFQRLFQMGREIDLKPVEDSVDPHQTVSILYTSGSTAFPKGVMLTHNNILRNGFEIGERLGLNAEDRYFNPCPYYHNAGLVDGLLAALTHGSCNVTLSSFDARESLAVMERERCTAVGGIQTMYVKMMEEPGLDRKKLSLRTGWTTGPPQTVRDIYEKMGISGITNLYGISEASPCCSISDCLHDSLEDRMNRMGKPLPGVEMKIVSPQTGEPLSPNDKGEICARGWNLMQGYYNKREETAKAIDSEGWLHTGDLGFIDEKGFVFFMGRIKNVVRSGGENISPEEVENFIFRHPKVKHVEVVGLPDGKWGQRVTACIELKEGMEATPGEIIDFCKEKMANFKV; translated from the coding sequence ATGAATTTCTGGAAGGAAAAAACGCTGGGTGAGGCCGTGAGGGATGCCGCCCGCGTTTACGGCGACCGTGAGTTCCTCGTAGTCGGGGACACCCGCATCACTTATCAACAAATGGCGGACAAAATAGAGCAGTTCTCCAAAGGTTTATTATCGGTCGGAGTGGAGCCCGGGGACAAGGTGGCCATTTGGCTACCCAATGGGATCGAGTGGGTAGTTGCCATATTCTCTCTGGCCAATATCGGGGCCATTTTCGTTCCGGTCAATACCCGCTTCAAAGCGGATGAATTGGAATATATTTTACAACAATCCGATTCTTCCATCTTCATTCTATCCGACCGGTTTCAAAAAACGGGATATCTGGAAGTATTGCGACAGCTTTGCCCCGAACTGTACATCTCTCAACCCGGAGGCCTGCATTCCCAGCGAATCACCGGTTTAAAGACTGTAATTTGCGTCTCTGAAAAAGCTCAGCCCGGAACGTTTTCATTTCAGAGGCTTTTTCAGATGGGAAGAGAAATCGACCTCAAGCCGGTGGAAGACTCCGTGGACCCCCATCAAACCGTCAGCATTCTTTATACCTCCGGATCCACTGCTTTCCCGAAAGGGGTTATGCTCACTCATAACAACATCCTGAGGAATGGCTTTGAAATTGGCGAGCGCTTAGGGCTGAATGCAGAGGACCGCTACTTCAACCCATGTCCTTACTACCACAATGCTGGATTGGTGGATGGGCTGCTGGCCGCTCTCACCCACGGAAGCTGCAACGTGACGCTGTCTTCCTTCGACGCCCGGGAATCTTTAGCCGTCATGGAGCGGGAGCGGTGTACGGCTGTGGGTGGGATCCAGACCATGTATGTAAAAATGATGGAGGAGCCGGGCCTGGATCGGAAAAAGTTATCCCTGCGGACCGGTTGGACCACCGGCCCTCCTCAGACCGTCCGGGATATCTACGAGAAGATGGGGATAAGCGGGATTACCAACCTCTATGGGATTTCTGAAGCTTCTCCCTGCTGCTCGATATCTGATTGCCTGCATGACTCGCTGGAAGACAGAATGAATCGAATGGGAAAACCATTGCCCGGCGTAGAGATGAAGATCGTTAGCCCCCAAACCGGGGAGCCCCTCTCCCCGAACGATAAGGGAGAGATTTGCGCTCGAGGATGGAACCTGATGCAGGGGTATTATAATAAACGCGAGGAGACCGCCAAGGCCATCGACTCCGAAGGATGGCTCCATACCGGAGACCTGGGATTCATCGATGAGAAGGGGTTCGTCTTTTTCATGGGCCGGATCAAGAATGTGGTCCGGAGCGGCGGGGAGAACATTTCTCCCGAAGAGGTGGAGAATTTCATTTTCCGGCACCCCAAGGTGAAACATGTGGAAGTCGTGGGCCTTCCGGATGGAAA